In Vibrio crassostreae, one DNA window encodes the following:
- a CDS encoding heme ABC transporter ATP-binding protein — protein MFPAALKATDIEVKFGSKVILDGVSIEIEAGKVTTLLGPNGAGKSTLLKALCQEISSTGDIQYFGHVKDKWPSRKLAKHLAMLPQHSTLTFPFLAHEVVELGGIPLQESNKKLTSIASQKMDVADVTHLSERLYPSLSGGEKQRVHLARVLTQLHHSGDQCILMLDEPTSALDLAHQHNTLKIARELADNHNAAVIVVLHDLNLAAQYSDRLVVLKDGSLVCDGSPWEALQSSMIEDVYGYKSIVEKHPTMSFPQVHPAQ, from the coding sequence ATGTTTCCTGCAGCGTTAAAAGCAACCGACATCGAAGTGAAGTTCGGCAGCAAAGTGATATTAGATGGCGTTTCTATTGAGATTGAAGCAGGAAAGGTAACCACATTGCTTGGGCCAAACGGCGCAGGAAAAAGCACGCTGCTGAAAGCTTTATGTCAGGAGATATCGAGCACGGGTGATATCCAGTATTTTGGACATGTCAAAGACAAGTGGCCTTCACGCAAGTTGGCGAAACATTTGGCTATGCTTCCTCAACACAGTACCTTGACCTTCCCTTTTTTGGCACATGAAGTTGTTGAGCTTGGTGGTATACCTCTGCAAGAATCCAACAAGAAGCTGACCAGCATTGCTAGCCAAAAAATGGATGTTGCTGATGTGACTCACCTAAGTGAAAGACTCTACCCTTCGCTATCTGGCGGTGAAAAACAGCGAGTTCACTTGGCTCGAGTGTTAACTCAACTCCACCACTCTGGCGATCAATGTATCTTGATGCTTGATGAACCCACATCAGCACTGGATCTTGCCCACCAGCACAACACCTTAAAGATCGCGAGAGAGCTAGCCGACAACCACAATGCCGCCGTTATCGTGGTTCTGCACGACCTAAACCTAGCCGCTCAATATTCTGATCGACTCGTAGTATTAAAAGACGGTAGCTTGGTGTGTGATGGCAGCCCTTGGGAGGCACTTCAATCTTCAATGATTGAGGATGTATACGGCTACAAAAGTATAGTAGAAAAGCACCCAACCATGAGCTTCCCTCAGGTTCACCCCGCCCAATAG
- a CDS encoding YfcZ/YiiS family protein — MSQDIGNNDVCEACGCAGEIGFIIKEGDDVAEVTVYGNSKALIEAEFAKYVELAKQVSSNVEFEASEMTEESTELHARFKFEVSAEKIIFELKTRSLAR, encoded by the coding sequence ATGAGCCAAGATATTGGTAACAATGATGTATGTGAGGCTTGCGGTTGCGCAGGTGAAATTGGCTTCATCATCAAAGAAGGCGACGATGTTGCTGAAGTAACGGTTTACGGTAACTCTAAAGCCCTTATTGAAGCTGAATTCGCTAAGTACGTTGAGTTAGCAAAGCAAGTGTCTAGCAATGTTGAATTTGAAGCGTCAGAGATGACTGAAGAAAGCACAGAATTGCATGCACGCTTTAAATTTGAAGTAAGCGCTGAAAAGATTATTTTCGAACTTAAGACTCGCTCTCTAGCTCGCTAA
- the hutZ gene encoding heme utilization protein HutZ, with the protein MEQQVKQERLQGRLGPEIKEFRQERRTLQLATVDEEGRPNVSYAPFVQNQEGYFVLISDIARHARNLKANPQVSLMMIEDEESSKQLYARKRLTFDAQASVVERETELWTQVIGQMQERFGEIIDGLSQLQDFSLFNLKADNGLFVKGFGQAYQVSGDDLVDFVHLQEGHKKVSNE; encoded by the coding sequence ATGGAACAACAAGTAAAACAAGAACGTCTACAAGGTCGCCTAGGTCCAGAAATTAAAGAGTTTCGCCAAGAGCGCCGTACCCTTCAGCTTGCAACGGTTGACGAAGAAGGTCGCCCGAACGTAAGTTACGCACCTTTCGTTCAGAACCAAGAAGGTTACTTTGTTCTCATTTCTGATATTGCTCGTCATGCTCGTAACTTGAAAGCGAACCCTCAAGTCTCTTTGATGATGATTGAAGACGAAGAGAGCTCGAAGCAGCTTTACGCACGCAAGCGTTTAACGTTTGATGCTCAAGCAAGTGTTGTTGAACGTGAAACGGAACTTTGGACTCAAGTGATCGGCCAGATGCAAGAGCGTTTTGGCGAGATCATCGATGGTTTGAGTCAACTTCAAGATTTCTCTCTATTTAACCTTAAAGCAGATAACGGACTGTTCGTGAAAGGTTTTGGTCAAGCATATCAAGTATCAGGCGACGATTTGGTGG
- a CDS encoding FecCD family ABC transporter permease — protein MLLRSVPLKTSMLGLGATLAFVALYSITVGPMNISLADSATSLIRPNNDLAPHINLVIQEIRLPRTILCMLIGAILALCGAVMQGLFRNPLAEPGIIGVSAGAALGAALAIVLFSELSLQYPAFMNFAAVPVFAFLGGALTTLLVYKLGTGKFGTSVTIMLLAGVAISALSGAGIGFLNFIADDQMLRDLSLWSMGSLAGAKWSGILLAAVTLVGLFVVFYRQAMPLNALLLGESEAQHLGIPVQKLKRKLILLTAAGVGITVSLSGMIGFIGLVIPHLGRMLAGPDHRVLLPLSAVLGALLLTAADMFSRVVLAPAELPVGIVTAIIGAPFFLYLLFQQKGRIL, from the coding sequence ATGTTGTTACGATCCGTCCCACTGAAAACATCGATGTTAGGCCTAGGTGCTACCTTAGCTTTTGTCGCACTGTACTCGATCACTGTTGGGCCAATGAACATTAGCTTAGCCGACAGCGCTACGAGCTTAATTCGACCAAACAATGACTTAGCACCTCACATTAACTTAGTGATTCAAGAGATTCGCTTGCCAAGAACCATCTTGTGCATGCTGATTGGTGCAATCCTCGCCTTATGTGGCGCGGTAATGCAGGGTTTGTTTCGAAACCCACTTGCCGAGCCTGGTATCATCGGTGTGTCTGCGGGCGCAGCATTAGGTGCTGCACTGGCTATCGTTTTGTTCTCTGAGCTTTCACTTCAATACCCTGCTTTCATGAACTTTGCTGCAGTACCTGTGTTTGCCTTTTTAGGTGGCGCTTTAACCACACTGTTGGTCTATAAGTTAGGCACGGGGAAATTCGGCACCTCTGTCACCATCATGTTGTTGGCGGGTGTAGCGATCAGTGCGCTCTCTGGCGCTGGTATTGGCTTCTTGAATTTTATTGCTGATGACCAAATGCTGCGTGATCTTTCACTGTGGTCGATGGGTTCACTAGCAGGCGCTAAGTGGTCAGGTATTTTACTGGCTGCTGTCACACTCGTTGGGTTGTTTGTTGTTTTCTACCGCCAGGCGATGCCTTTGAATGCCCTATTACTGGGCGAGTCAGAAGCACAACACCTTGGCATCCCAGTACAGAAACTCAAGCGAAAGCTGATTCTACTGACTGCCGCAGGCGTTGGTATCACGGTGAGCCTGTCTGGCATGATTGGTTTTATTGGCCTAGTGATACCTCATTTAGGTCGTATGTTGGCAGGGCCTGACCACCGAGTTCTTCTACCACTATCTGCGGTACTAGGCGCATTGTTGTTAACAGCCGCAGACATGTTCTCACGCGTTGTACTGGCACCAGCAGAGCTGCCAGTGGGTATTGTCACAGCAATCATCGGCGCTCCATTCTTCTTGTATCTACTATTCCAACAGAAAGGGAGAATCCTTTAA
- a CDS encoding TetR/AcrR family transcriptional regulator encodes MPKRSKEDTEITIQKIMDAVVDQLLRLGYDKMSYTTLSQQTGVSRTGISHHFPKKTDFTAALDGRIFKMFMEHIDFENGLDAFSASWVAALEDAEFLAILRLLFHHIVTAESAHEFAANGIDRLYKLTETQFGDTSGKELEWLIGKSLIRMSQ; translated from the coding sequence ATGCCAAAGCGTAGTAAAGAAGATACAGAAATCACGATCCAGAAGATCATGGATGCCGTTGTGGACCAGCTATTGAGATTGGGTTACGACAAGATGTCATACACGACGTTGAGTCAACAAACAGGCGTTTCTCGTACAGGTATTAGTCATCACTTTCCAAAGAAAACGGATTTTACTGCTGCTTTAGACGGTCGTATTTTCAAGATGTTCATGGAACACATTGACTTCGAAAATGGCCTTGACGCATTTTCAGCTAGCTGGGTTGCAGCACTTGAAGACGCTGAGTTCCTAGCGATTTTACGTTTACTTTTCCATCATATCGTTACTGCTGAGAGCGCGCATGAGTTCGCTGCAAACGGTATTGATCGTCTATACAAGCTGACTGAAACTCAGTTTGGCGATACTAGCGGTAAAGAACTAGAGTGGTTGATTGGTAAATCATTGATTCGAATGAGCCAATAA
- a CDS encoding ExbD/TolR family protein has product MIKTPYSSNTQSLAPDLTPLLDIIFIVMVFLLLTASVKLESLEVELPSSDVKNVSEVHKDSISVNILDHEPYWAINGQEYIDWENFKIALLEETGSADKKPIIIGADKAANVENLVKLLSFLQENGIPATQLLTDDG; this is encoded by the coding sequence ATGATTAAAACGCCCTACTCATCGAACACACAGAGCCTGGCTCCTGACTTAACGCCGTTACTCGACATCATTTTTATCGTGATGGTTTTCCTATTGCTTACTGCATCGGTAAAGCTGGAATCGCTAGAAGTTGAGCTGCCAAGCTCGGATGTCAAAAACGTTTCTGAAGTCCACAAAGATTCGATTAGCGTCAATATTTTAGACCACGAACCCTACTGGGCGATTAACGGCCAAGAGTACATCGACTGGGAAAATTTCAAGATAGCCTTGTTAGAAGAGACAGGTTCTGCGGATAAAAAGCCGATCATCATTGGCGCAGATAAAGCTGCCAACGTGGAGAACCTAGTGAAGTTGCTTTCATTCCTTCAAGAGAACGGAATACCAGCGACTCAATTGCTCACTGACGATGGCTAG
- the hutW gene encoding heme anaerobic degradation radical SAM methyltransferase ChuW/HutW, with amino-acid sequence MSLNIYKFDESILGVSSPDPLRFAFAKKHSAHAGGSSIPVDPSKKLELFDEQMLSEGKKQDKRCLYIHIPFCRVRCTFCNFFQNAASRKLVDEYFDALMVELKQKAKTLWAQSGLFHAVYIGGGTPTDLSPQQVEQLGKAIRQYFPLANDVEMTLEGRINRFGDEMFDRALEGGFNRFSFGIQSFNTQVRRSAKRLDDREVVLERISSLSRTEQAPIVLDLLYGLPHQSMEVFQQDLEDYMSTGAHGIDLYQLIVAGNAPMLNLVEKGKIPPPANTPDKASMYLAGVEFMAKHKVKQLSVNHWTRDNRERSIYNSLAKTYAEVLPIGCGAGGNIGGHGVMQHRTLDSYMESIKQGQLPIAMMTKQSSLEPIFSTLKAGFDSGVVRRSTLPTFMGQDTFDYLKPLFSHWEKNGLVELSEDYLSLTIAGSFWAVSLAQSVIQVLNAEYQAMHPAPKASGSGVHPHASLKHA; translated from the coding sequence ATGAGTCTTAATATTTATAAATTCGACGAATCAATCTTGGGCGTTTCTAGCCCTGATCCGCTTCGTTTTGCGTTTGCCAAAAAGCATTCTGCACACGCCGGAGGAAGTTCAATTCCGGTCGACCCGAGCAAGAAGTTGGAGCTCTTTGATGAACAGATGCTAAGCGAAGGGAAGAAACAGGATAAGCGTTGCTTGTATATCCACATTCCTTTCTGCCGTGTGCGCTGTACGTTCTGTAACTTCTTCCAAAATGCTGCAAGCCGAAAATTAGTGGATGAGTACTTCGATGCTCTGATGGTTGAGCTAAAGCAAAAAGCCAAAACGCTTTGGGCTCAGTCTGGATTATTTCACGCCGTCTACATTGGTGGTGGAACACCTACCGATCTATCGCCTCAACAGGTGGAGCAACTAGGTAAAGCGATTCGCCAATACTTTCCGTTAGCAAACGATGTGGAAATGACTTTAGAAGGGCGCATCAATCGATTTGGCGACGAGATGTTTGATCGTGCGCTTGAAGGTGGTTTCAACCGTTTCTCTTTTGGCATTCAAAGTTTCAACACTCAAGTTCGACGCAGTGCTAAGCGCCTAGATGACCGAGAGGTTGTGCTAGAACGTATCAGTTCACTAAGTCGTACAGAGCAAGCGCCCATCGTTCTGGATTTGTTATACGGACTACCGCACCAGTCTATGGAAGTGTTCCAACAAGATTTAGAAGACTACATGTCTACTGGCGCACACGGTATTGACCTCTACCAACTGATCGTTGCGGGCAATGCACCTATGCTTAATCTTGTTGAGAAAGGAAAAATCCCACCACCGGCCAATACGCCTGATAAGGCGAGCATGTATTTGGCGGGTGTTGAGTTCATGGCTAAGCACAAGGTTAAACAACTGAGCGTGAATCACTGGACTCGCGATAACCGCGAACGCAGCATTTACAACAGCTTAGCGAAAACTTATGCCGAAGTGCTTCCAATTGGTTGTGGTGCTGGTGGCAACATTGGCGGTCACGGTGTGATGCAACATCGAACTTTAGACAGCTATATGGAGTCTATAAAACAAGGTCAGTTGCCGATTGCCATGATGACGAAGCAAAGCTCATTAGAGCCAATCTTCTCGACATTAAAGGCAGGCTTTGATTCTGGTGTTGTTAGAAGAAGTACGTTGCCGACCTTTATGGGACAAGACACGTTCGATTACTTGAAGCCTTTGTTCTCACATTGGGAAAAGAATGGTTTGGTTGAGCTTTCGGAAGATTACCTGAGCTTGACTATTGCTGGCAGCTTCTGGGCTGTAAGCCTGGCTCAGAGTGTGATTCAAGTGCTTAACGCTGAATATCAAGCAATGCACCCAGCGCCGAAAGCGTCAGGCTCGGGCGTTCACCCGCATGCAAGCTTGAAGCACGCTTAA
- a CDS encoding 1-acyl-sn-glycerol-3-phosphate acyltransferase gives MTSPTDPYVDIRPYGDDEIPAALNRLINDEEFISAILHYRFSNHASWFKALMSPILRVYLKMKWSKLTSVESIQIEVKKYLRDTLAKTTNGVTYTGVESLDANQAYLFVSNHRDIAMDPALVNYALHQNNHQTCRIAIGDNLLKKPCATELMRLNKSFIVKRSLKGPREMMKALGQLSSYIKHSLETGNSIWIAQKEGRAKDGNDFTEPAILKMFHVEGRKQKIAFPEYVKSLKIVPVAISYENDPCDTAKAIELFEKDVNGSYEKGEFEDIESIIQGIIGNKGRVHVGFGQVINQDFDTPEALAEEIDRQIHDNYKLFPVNLLAAEREDESITAAVKQEFEEKLSTLPQGARQYLIDSYANPVKNIG, from the coding sequence ATGACCTCTCCAACCGATCCATATGTTGATATTCGCCCTTACGGCGATGATGAAATTCCAGCGGCACTAAACCGTCTTATTAATGATGAAGAATTTATCAGTGCAATCTTGCACTACCGTTTTTCAAACCATGCGTCTTGGTTCAAAGCATTAATGAGCCCGATTTTGCGTGTGTACTTAAAAATGAAATGGAGCAAGCTGACTAGCGTTGAATCCATTCAGATTGAAGTGAAAAAGTACTTACGCGACACGCTAGCGAAAACCACCAACGGTGTGACGTACACTGGTGTCGAGTCATTGGATGCGAACCAAGCTTATCTGTTTGTATCAAACCATCGTGACATTGCTATGGATCCTGCGTTGGTAAATTATGCTCTGCATCAAAATAATCATCAGACTTGTCGTATCGCTATTGGTGACAACCTGTTGAAGAAGCCTTGTGCAACTGAATTGATGCGTTTGAACAAGAGCTTTATCGTAAAGCGTTCTCTGAAAGGACCACGTGAAATGATGAAAGCGCTAGGGCAGTTGTCTTCTTACATTAAGCACTCTCTAGAAACGGGTAACTCAATCTGGATCGCTCAAAAGGAAGGTCGCGCTAAAGACGGTAACGATTTTACTGAGCCAGCAATCTTGAAAATGTTCCATGTTGAAGGACGTAAGCAAAAAATTGCTTTTCCTGAATACGTAAAGTCATTAAAGATTGTTCCTGTGGCTATTTCTTACGAGAACGACCCATGTGACACAGCTAAAGCGATAGAGCTTTTCGAAAAAGACGTAAACGGTAGTTACGAAAAGGGTGAGTTTGAAGATATCGAAAGTATCATTCAAGGCATCATCGGTAATAAAGGACGCGTTCACGTCGGCTTCGGTCAGGTTATCAACCAAGATTTTGATACGCCTGAAGCTCTTGCTGAAGAGATCGATCGTCAGATCCACGATAACTACAAGCTGTTCCCAGTTAACTTGCTAGCAGCGGAAAGAGAAGACGAGTCGATTACAGCTGCGGTTAAGCAAGAGTTTGAAGAGAAGTTATCGACTTTGCCACAAGGCGCTCGTCAATACTTGATCGATAGCTATGCGAACCCAGTGAAGAATATCGGCTAA
- the hutX gene encoding heme utilization cystosolic carrier protein HutX, producing the protein MTDTTLEMTQTLEQRVARILEEEPKLLPTAIAEKLGVSEVEVVAAFPNDMAVMLDGSRAQEILEGLVGWGPVTTIVHSFGSIFEVKAPFPKGKVARGYYNLMGKEGELHGHLKLDNVKQIGLVSKAFMGRESHYFGFFSETGENIFKIYLGRNEKRELIADQVERFKALKEHA; encoded by the coding sequence ATGACAGATACAACATTAGAAATGACACAAACCCTAGAACAACGTGTCGCACGCATTCTAGAAGAAGAACCAAAACTGCTTCCTACTGCGATTGCTGAGAAGCTAGGTGTTTCAGAAGTTGAAGTGGTAGCTGCTTTTCCAAACGACATGGCAGTGATGCTAGATGGCAGCCGTGCTCAAGAAATTCTAGAAGGATTAGTGGGTTGGGGCCCAGTGACCACAATCGTGCATTCATTCGGCTCAATCTTTGAAGTAAAAGCGCCGTTCCCTAAAGGTAAAGTAGCGCGTGGTTACTACAATCTGATGGGCAAAGAAGGCGAGCTTCATGGTCACCTGAAACTCGACAATGTCAAACAGATCGGTTTAGTGAGCAAAGCGTTCATGGGTCGTGAAAGTCATTACTTCGGTTTCTTCAGTGAAACGGGCGAGAATATTTTTAAGATTTACCTAGGCCGCAACGAAAAGCGTGAGCTGATTGCCGACCAAGTCGAACGCTTCAAAGCGCTAAAAGAACACGCTTAA
- a CDS encoding MotA/TolQ/ExbB proton channel family protein has translation MQQISYLQDQLGLMTWPLLICSALTAMIIAERVFQVMLSIGVGKRAIRRELNQISPTNSKEIEALAQSISDKRPLLYKGVSMLLAHHSFSKGLREDAAGIWLQEKRHQLHAGLRLLGLIGVISPLIGLLGTVLGLIEMFKGVAATTGSITPNDLADGLGLAMRTTAAGLMIALPAISGAQLLGLWADRVLAQLEHTLNYVNVWLEGMSIQTNQSDDTQGKPDNKTSIGDVSQA, from the coding sequence ATGCAACAAATCAGTTACTTACAAGATCAACTGGGCTTAATGACTTGGCCTCTTCTTATCTGTTCAGCACTAACAGCAATGATCATCGCAGAGCGTGTATTCCAAGTCATGCTCAGCATTGGTGTGGGCAAACGAGCCATTCGTCGTGAGCTAAACCAAATCTCACCAACCAACAGTAAAGAGATTGAAGCGCTTGCTCAGTCGATTTCAGATAAACGCCCGCTACTGTACAAGGGCGTGTCAATGTTGCTTGCTCACCACTCTTTCTCAAAAGGGTTGCGTGAAGATGCTGCTGGCATTTGGCTACAAGAAAAACGCCACCAGCTTCATGCAGGTTTAAGACTGCTTGGTTTGATCGGCGTGATCAGCCCACTCATCGGCTTGCTTGGCACGGTACTTGGCCTTATTGAAATGTTCAAAGGTGTTGCCGCGACAACAGGCAGCATCACGCCCAATGATTTGGCAGACGGTCTTGGATTAGCAATGAGAACGACTGCCGCAGGCTTGATGATTGCACTTCCTGCTATTTCAGGTGCACAACTATTAGGCCTTTGGGCTGACCGAGTGCTTGCTCAGTTAGAACATACTCTGAACTATGTGAATGTGTGGCTAGAAGGCATGTCGATTCAAACGAATCAATCCGATGATACTCAAGGTAAGCCTGACAACAAAACCTCTATCGGTGATGTGAGCCAAGCATGA
- a CDS encoding YnjH family protein: MKGKSMIRIKRQILKIFVILSAVLCSISASANKTISTPAKAAVVVTQSGSQQRVCYYNDRAYSVGAIVEVSGVVIKCAAENDFETNGALGWVEIIKKDEQ; encoded by the coding sequence ATGAAAGGTAAATCTATGATTCGAATAAAGCGTCAAATTCTGAAAATTTTTGTGATTTTATCCGCGGTGCTTTGCTCAATATCAGCAAGTGCTAATAAAACAATATCAACGCCAGCAAAGGCGGCAGTCGTAGTCACTCAGAGTGGTTCACAGCAACGAGTTTGTTATTACAATGATAGGGCATATAGTGTCGGTGCTATCGTTGAGGTGTCGGGTGTTGTGATTAAATGTGCGGCTGAAAATGACTTTGAGACTAATGGTGCTCTAGGTTGGGTTGAAATAATAAAAAAAGACGAGCAATAA
- a CDS encoding energy transducer TonB, with protein sequence MNVPRYVIAGGASLVIHAALLFVAQESKVFAMPAGSQSSTVSINFTPKSIPSQAQQKTITEPVEPEPVKETVSQAEPKPVEPKTVEPKQAKPTPKKKALTNKPQSKKVEKKVIEKKVVEKKPVQKKPVTEKKVVKREHPELKPATQAERLADKKVDKNMDESANQPQEVNQGVSNQEPMLVTKPSFSARPTPPNYPRQARRRGVEGVATYEIWLDAEGKQIKQALVNSSGALMLDNAALDAIKQWKFSPHTVNGRAIAHRVQIPVRFRLD encoded by the coding sequence GTGAACGTTCCTAGATATGTTATTGCAGGCGGAGCATCGTTAGTGATTCATGCAGCGCTGTTGTTTGTCGCTCAAGAATCCAAAGTATTTGCGATGCCTGCAGGTAGCCAATCGAGCACGGTATCGATCAACTTCACTCCTAAGAGCATTCCTTCACAAGCTCAGCAAAAAACAATCACAGAACCTGTTGAACCAGAGCCAGTAAAAGAAACAGTCTCGCAAGCCGAACCTAAACCAGTCGAACCAAAAACGGTTGAGCCAAAGCAAGCTAAGCCAACCCCAAAGAAAAAAGCGCTCACCAATAAGCCTCAGTCAAAGAAAGTTGAGAAAAAAGTAATTGAGAAGAAGGTCGTCGAGAAAAAGCCAGTTCAAAAGAAACCAGTGACTGAGAAAAAGGTAGTTAAGAGAGAACACCCAGAGCTGAAACCAGCCACTCAAGCAGAGAGGTTGGCCGACAAGAAAGTCGATAAGAATATGGACGAGTCTGCCAACCAACCTCAGGAAGTAAACCAAGGCGTATCAAACCAAGAGCCGATGCTAGTCACTAAGCCTTCTTTTTCTGCACGCCCTACACCGCCGAATTATCCTCGCCAAGCCAGACGTCGTGGCGTTGAAGGTGTTGCAACTTATGAGATCTGGTTAGACGCAGAAGGCAAACAAATTAAACAAGCATTAGTAAATTCATCAGGCGCACTAATGCTCGATAACGCCGCTTTAGACGCCATTAAACAATGGAAATTCTCACCTCATACTGTCAATGGTCGAGCGATTGCTCACCGAGTACAAATACCTGTTCGTTTTAGGTTGGATTAA
- a CDS encoding heme/hemin ABC transporter substrate-binding protein, translating into MNNLNVLNKLKTKTHLLSLAAISLALSASPTMANDAEQPRIISAGSAVTELILALGAKEQLVGIDVTSRFPQSEKLPKIGYHRNLSAEGLLALEPTTLIGSDEMGPDNAISQLKSAGVDVEIVNTEANVEGLLKRIDQIAKITDTKAQSQQVKAEVNQKIAALKANQVPSNEAKKVLFLLLHEGRPANVAGGETSPNAIIELAGGINPAAQSLTSYKPLSMESLVEMQPDVILVSGRSYQKMGDADAILKSLPMLAATPAGMNKQIITVNGSALVGGLGLESLSEAKRLNALIYPL; encoded by the coding sequence ATGAACAACTTAAACGTGCTCAATAAATTAAAGACCAAGACACACCTCCTTTCATTAGCAGCAATCAGCCTGGCACTTAGCGCATCACCCACAATGGCCAACGACGCTGAACAACCTCGCATCATCAGTGCTGGCAGTGCCGTTACAGAATTAATTTTAGCGCTTGGCGCAAAAGAACAATTGGTGGGTATTGATGTGACTAGCCGCTTCCCTCAGTCTGAAAAGCTACCAAAGATTGGCTACCACAGAAACCTGTCTGCGGAAGGTTTACTTGCCCTAGAGCCAACCACATTGATTGGCTCTGATGAAATGGGACCAGACAACGCGATCTCTCAATTAAAATCGGCAGGCGTCGATGTCGAGATCGTGAACACTGAAGCAAACGTTGAAGGGTTATTGAAGCGTATCGACCAAATCGCCAAGATTACCGATACCAAAGCACAGTCACAGCAAGTTAAAGCTGAAGTAAATCAGAAGATTGCTGCACTGAAAGCGAACCAAGTACCAAGCAACGAAGCGAAGAAGGTGCTTTTCTTATTGCTGCATGAAGGTCGTCCTGCGAACGTTGCTGGTGGTGAAACATCACCAAACGCAATCATCGAATTAGCTGGCGGTATCAACCCTGCCGCTCAGAGCTTAACGTCTTACAAGCCACTTTCAATGGAATCACTCGTTGAGATGCAACCTGATGTCATTTTAGTAAGCGGCCGTAGCTATCAAAAAATGGGCGACGCGGATGCCATCCTTAAATCACTGCCTATGCTAGCGGCAACCCCTGCAGGTATGAACAAGCAAATCATTACCGTAAATGGCAGTGCTTTGGTTGGCGGGCTTGGCCTAGAAAGTCTCTCTGAAGCTAAGCGTTTAAACGCACTTATCTACCCGCTATAA